The Anas platyrhynchos isolate ZD024472 breed Pekin duck chromosome 3, IASCAAS_PekinDuck_T2T, whole genome shotgun sequence genome includes a window with the following:
- the LOC101800985 gene encoding tubulin epsilon chain isoform X2 produces MTQSVVVQVGQCGNQVGCRFWDLALREHAAVNKKGIYDEALSSFFRNVDTRSAGDGPDIYKGKICSLKARALLIDMEEGVVNEILQGPLRDVFDSKQLITDVSGSGNNWAVGHKVYGCQYRENIVEKLRKTAEHCDCLQCFFIIHSMGGGTGSGLGTFVLNLLEDEFPEVYRFVTAVYPSGEDDVITSPYNSVLAMKELNEHADCVLPIENESLFDIVNKIHQMMNSGKLGSTVKPNSLVTSSAGITKAIQEKPFDAMNNIVANLLLNLTSSARFEGSLNMDLNEISMNLVPFPRLHYLVSSLTPLYTLADVNVPSRRLDQMFSDAFSRDHQLIQADPKHSLYLACALLVRGNVQVSDLRRNIERLKPSLHFVSWNQEGWKTGLCSVPPVGHSHSLLALANNTCVKPTFMELRDRFMRLYKKKAHLHHYLQVDGMEQSCFSEAVLSLSDLIEEYNELDATKGGPRADPSRLKIAV; encoded by the exons ATGACGCAGTCGGTGGTGGTGCAGG TGGGCCAGTGCGGGAACCAGGTGGGCTGCCGCTTCTGGGACCTGGCGCTGCGGGAGCACGCCGCCGTCAACAAG aaaggaatttatgATGAAGCATTAAGCAGTTTCTTCAGGAATGTAGATACAAG aagcgCTGGTGACGGTCCTGatatttacaaaggaaaaatctgCTCTTTAAAAGCACGA GCGCTGTTGATTGACATGGAGGAGGGTGTGGTAAATGAAATTCTGCAGGGACCATTGAGAGATGTGTTTGATAGCAAGCAGCTTATCACAGATGTTTCTGGTTCAGGAAACAACTG GGCAGTAGGTCACAAGGTATATGGCTGTCAGTACCGGGAAAACATTGTGGAAAAGCTGAGGAAAACTGCAGAACATTGTGATTGTCTACAGTGTTTTTTTATAATTCATTCTATGGGAGGTG GGACCGGATCTGGTCTTGGAACTTTCGTACTAAATTTGCTTGAGGATGAATTCCCAGAAGTATATAGATTTGTTACTGCAGTTTATCCCTCTGGTGAAGATGATGTTATTACTTCTCCATATAACAGTGTTCTGGCTATGAAGGAGCTTAATGAACATGCGGACTGTGTGCTACCAATAGAGAATGAA TCTCTGTTTGATATAGTTAACAAAATTCATCAGATGATGAATTCTGGGAAGCTAGGGTCAACTGTGAAGCCAAACAGCTTGGTAACATCAAGTGCAGGCATCACAAAAGCCATACAGGAGAAGCCATTTGATGCAATGAATAATATCGTAGCCAACTTGCTGCTGAACCTAACAAG CTCTGCTAGGTTTGAAGGTTCCCTTAACATGGATCTTAATGAAATCAGCATGAATTTAGTTCCATTTCCTCGCCTTCATTACTTGGTTTCAAGCTTGACTCCTCTGTATACACTGGCTGATGTTAATGTACCTTCTAGAAG GTTGGATCAGATGTTTTCAGATGCTTTTAGTAGAGATCATCAACTAATTCAAGCAGATCCAAAGCATAGCCTCTATCTTGCTTGTGCACTTCTTGTTCGAGGAAATGTGCAAGTTTCAGACCTTCGCAGAAATATCGAAAG GTTGAAGCCTTCCCTGCACTTTGTCTCATGGAATCAAGAGGGCTGGAAAACTGGTTTGTGTTCAGTACCTCCTGTGGGTCATTCCCATTCCCTTCTGGCTCTAGCAAACAACACCTGTGTGAAACCCACTTTTATGGAACTCAGAGACAGATTCATGAGGCTCTACAAGAAAAAG GCTCATCTTCACCATTATCTGCAAGTAGATGGGATGgagcaaagctgtttttctgaagCTGTATTGTCTTTGTCTGACCTAATAGAAGAGTATAATGAACTGGATGCCACAAAAGGTGGACCTAGAGCAGATCCATCAAGACTGAAGATAGCTGTGTGA